In one Thermococcus celericrescens genomic region, the following are encoded:
- a CDS encoding 2-oxoacid:acceptor oxidoreductase family protein, translated as MRKAGAKLYEIDVLRLAEEVGTALAQNGVLVGALTALLDFPINKEMMLEAVKVSVPEKAVEANVRAFGLDMGR; from the coding sequence ATCAGGAAGGCCGGGGCGAAGCTCTACGAAATCGATGTTCTCAGGCTGGCGGAGGAGGTCGGAACGGCACTCGCTCAGAACGGCGTCCTCGTTGGTGCCCTAACTGCCCTCCTGGACTTCCCTATAAACAAGGAGATGATGCTTGAAGCGGTGAAGGTAAGTGTGCCCGAGAAGGCGGTGGAGGCCAACGTAAGGGCCTTTGGCTTGGATATGGGGCGATGA